Genomic window (Pradoshia sp. D12):
AATACAAAGGTAACCAACATAAAAGCAGTTAACATTTTCTTTAACAAAGTAATTCCTCCTGTAATTCTAGTAGTCAGGCTTAGTTTCCCATATTTGTATTTACGAATCAAGTTTTAAGAAGTTTCATTGTTTTTCATTTTTCTTCAAAATTTATATAGATTTTTATAAAATTTGTAAGCTTATCATTCAATTCAAATAAAATATGTAAAAATTGGACCCTTTTTACTATTCCTACAATTCAAAACGTTATAATATATACACTATGAATATATTGAATCAGGAAGGGAACGTCTGTATATGTATCAATCTATGTTTACGATTGCTATCACCATCACGATTATGACGGTTTTTTTAGTTATTATCTTATCAAAGCGTAACCCTTTCATCGTATTTAAGATTTTATGGGATAGCCGAAAGAACAAAAAATCATGGATTCATTTTGCATTACTTGGGACTATACTTTTAATCAATAAACTGGAATTGCAAATAGAGAGCAATTTTATTCATATCGGGGACTATTCTCATATTATTCAGCAGTATGAAGGGCAATTACTGGCTAATTTCCAAAACCTATTGTATAATATTTGGTTAACAGAAATCACAACTTTTTTCTACATCATTATATTTGTCACTTTGATTTCAACATCATTTGTCCTCTATTTCATCCAACAAAACAAGCAATTATTCTATACATTTATTTATGCCGTTGGGCTGAATTATCTTATTGCCATACCCTTTTATCTTTTTTTACCTGTTAATGAGGTATGGTATGTCCATTCTCAGGTACACTTTTTAATCCCGGAAGTTTATCCGGACTTTGAGACTCAATATCGGAATGTATCAGGATTGAATAACTGTTTCCCAAGCCTGCATAACTCGATTTCACTGACTTTATTATTCTTAAGCTATAAGTCGAACAATAAGCCTTTTAAATGGTTTATGACTGGCAGTGTGGGAATAATCATGTTCTCCACTATTTATCTTGGCATACACTGGCTGACAGATATGGCTGCAGGAGTACTTCTTGCTATTACAGCCTTTACGATGGCCAATTTGATCTCTATATTGGTAAGTAAGTCTGCGCGAATGGAAGGGAAAATGACACCCAACCTGCTTTTCATCAAAAATAAAACCGTATCTTCAAAGATTAAATCCGAAAAGCAAGCGAACTAATGTTGAATTATCAACCTAATAGGACTTTAAAGACTTATTCGAAGAGACACCTAAAATTTCCGCTTCTTTATCAGGAAAAGAAAAATCATAGATTAAATCTTATTAAAAAGGAACCATATAAAAGCGGCATCGTTGTTGACGATGCCGTTCAAAATTATTAATGGTTTTCATATAAAGTTCCAAAGAGATTCATTAGAATAACCACTTGCTATGCTGAATAAATTCAAAAAAAATATAAAGCGAATACACAATTATTTATTTCAATAAATCTCCTCATTCAATCTCTATCTTTTACAAATGGACGGGTATTCTTTCAAACTCTAATAGAAATTAAATTCCCTTCACTTTTCCACCATCGACTAATAATACTTGTCCGGTTACATACGTATTGAGCATTGATAACAGAAATACTGCATAGTTAGCAAATTCCTCTGGTTCTCCGTATCGGCCAAGCGGAATTTGCTTTTGTGCATTTTCTTTTACTTCATCTATGGATAACCCTTGACGCTCGGCTGTTTTTTCATCCAAATAGGTTATCCTACCTGTGGATATAACACCAGGTGCAATCGTATTTATTAAGATATGGTCCTGAGCAAATTCAGATGCTAATGTTTTCGTTAAACCGGTAATACCAAGGCGGAATGTATTG
Coding sequences:
- a CDS encoding phosphatase PAP2 family protein — protein: MYQSMFTIAITITIMTVFLVIILSKRNPFIVFKILWDSRKNKKSWIHFALLGTILLINKLELQIESNFIHIGDYSHIIQQYEGQLLANFQNLLYNIWLTEITTFFYIIIFVTLISTSFVLYFIQQNKQLFYTFIYAVGLNYLIAIPFYLFLPVNEVWYVHSQVHFLIPEVYPDFETQYRNVSGLNNCFPSLHNSISLTLLFLSYKSNNKPFKWFMTGSVGIIMFSTIYLGIHWLTDMAAGVLLAITAFTMANLISILVSKSARMEGKMTPNLLFIKNKTVSSKIKSEKQAN